In Candidatus Eisenbacteria bacterium, a genomic segment contains:
- a CDS encoding phenylalanine--tRNA ligase subunit alpha — protein MSTALPPNQCALLRGLEGAEAGAYLPEVAEAAGVDQSLIAAAAVEAEERGWVRVEEEPFEEVSLLDAGRLFLQSGEPLPELRVHRILVEEGPLPVTEIAARLGMAPGEAGKLLRFLFSKKLARKEKGALAPDPDAAAEGFADAELLERFRGRGEAPLELLGAEAERLREALGDLKAREFVKVRARTRRRLALTGEGRALLKAGVDALDERNQLDPELLVDGAWRKVAFRPYDVTVEAAPVHPAKAHPFRRILEEARRAFLHLGFQEIRGSCVESAFWDFDALFQPQDHPAREMQDTFYVDRPPRFPLPERELVEKVRAIHENGGGTGSIGWRYEWDEETARRVVLRTHTTAATVAALREDPRPPRKVFLVGRVFRREKIDYKHLPEFYQVDGIIVDEKASLSTLLGTLAEFYRQMGFERIRFRPDYFPYTEPSVGVFVRDEERGDWFELGGAGVFRPEVTAPYGCATPVLAWGLGLERLAMRRFGITDIRKLYWSDIRWLEETPLCL, from the coding sequence ATGAGTACTGCTTTACCACCGAATCAATGCGCGTTGCTCCGCGGCCTCGAAGGCGCGGAAGCCGGCGCCTATCTTCCCGAGGTGGCCGAGGCCGCCGGCGTGGACCAGTCGCTCATCGCCGCCGCGGCCGTGGAGGCGGAGGAGCGGGGCTGGGTCCGCGTCGAGGAGGAGCCCTTCGAGGAGGTGAGCCTCCTGGACGCCGGCCGCCTCTTCCTGCAATCGGGCGAGCCGCTCCCGGAGCTCCGGGTTCACCGGATCCTCGTCGAGGAGGGTCCTCTTCCGGTGACGGAGATCGCCGCGCGGCTCGGAATGGCGCCGGGCGAGGCGGGGAAGCTGCTCCGCTTCCTCTTCTCCAAAAAACTGGCCCGCAAGGAGAAAGGCGCCCTCGCGCCCGACCCGGACGCGGCGGCGGAGGGATTCGCGGACGCGGAACTTCTGGAGCGTTTCCGGGGACGCGGCGAAGCCCCGCTCGAGCTCCTCGGGGCGGAGGCGGAACGACTCCGGGAAGCCCTCGGCGACCTGAAGGCGAGGGAGTTCGTGAAGGTGCGCGCCCGGACGCGGCGGCGGCTCGCCCTCACCGGCGAGGGGCGCGCGCTCCTGAAGGCCGGCGTCGATGCGCTGGACGAGAGAAACCAGCTCGATCCCGAACTCCTCGTGGACGGCGCCTGGAGGAAGGTCGCCTTCCGGCCCTACGACGTGACGGTCGAGGCGGCGCCGGTGCATCCGGCGAAGGCGCATCCCTTCCGCCGCATCTTGGAGGAGGCGCGCCGCGCCTTCCTGCACCTCGGCTTTCAAGAGATCCGCGGCTCCTGCGTGGAGAGCGCCTTCTGGGACTTCGACGCCCTCTTCCAGCCCCAGGACCACCCGGCCCGTGAGATGCAGGACACCTTCTACGTCGATCGCCCGCCGCGCTTCCCCCTTCCGGAAAGGGAGCTGGTGGAGAAGGTGCGCGCGATCCACGAAAACGGCGGCGGCACCGGATCGATCGGCTGGCGTTACGAGTGGGACGAGGAGACGGCGCGCCGCGTGGTGCTCCGCACCCACACCACGGCCGCCACCGTCGCCGCGCTCCGGGAGGATCCCCGTCCCCCGCGCAAGGTCTTCCTCGTCGGCCGCGTCTTTCGCCGCGAGAAGATCGACTACAAGCACCTTCCCGAGTTCTATCAGGTGGACGGGATCATCGTGGACGAGAAGGCGAGCCTCAGCACCCTCCTCGGCACGCTCGCCGAGTTCTACCGCCAGATGGGCTTCGAACGGATCCGCTTCCGTCCGGACTATTTCCCCTACACCGAACCGAGCGTGGGGGTCTTCGTCCGCGACGAGGAGCGGGGAGACTGGTTCGAGCTGGGCGGCGCCGGCGTCTTCCGTCCCGAGGTGACCGCGCCGTACGGCTGCGCCACGCCGGTCCTCGCATGGGGGCTCGGCCTGGAGCGGCTCGCCATGCGCCGCTTCGGCATCACCGACATCCGCAAACTCTACTGGAGCGATATCCGCTGGCTGGAGGAGACGCCGCTGTGCCTGTAG
- a CDS encoding PTS sugar transporter subunit IIA, with amino-acid sequence MESIHLSDYLDLNAISLELQAGTKDKVLEELVALLNIDPESKNIALELVRSREALGSTGIGKEVAIPHLRSTIFSQITLVYGRSLKGIDFGAVDGKPVRHFFLVASPPIDPSNLYHPILAKIVQLIRLPKNRKRLGEIDSKAELLNLIDELAS; translated from the coding sequence ATGGAATCGATCCATCTTTCGGACTATCTCGATCTGAATGCGATCAGCCTCGAATTGCAGGCCGGCACTAAGGACAAAGTCCTGGAGGAGCTGGTCGCCCTTCTGAACATCGATCCCGAGTCGAAGAACATCGCCCTGGAACTGGTTCGGTCGCGGGAGGCGCTCGGATCCACCGGCATCGGGAAAGAGGTCGCGATCCCTCATCTGCGATCCACCATCTTCTCGCAGATCACTCTCGTCTACGGGCGGTCCCTCAAAGGGATCGATTTCGGGGCGGTGGACGGCAAACCGGTCAGGCACTTTTTCCTCGTCGCTTCCCCCCCCATCGACCCTTCGAATCTCTACCACCCGATTCTGGCCAAGATCGTGCAATTGATCCGGCTCCCCAAGAACCGGAAGAGGCTGGGCGAGATCGATTCCAAAGCCGAACTGCTCAATCTGATCGACGAACTGGCCTCATAA
- a CDS encoding DNA alkylation repair protein: MEQGRLTKEERKNIRDKTLESLNALTPESGIEATAGIAPLLVPDPKAAPGQNGLRVGRETILEVIDAVDKKIRSKAKRSALVEALWSTGSGECRVAAALLLPPLLPAPNEEEEAIAVERVRAYLAATDSPAVREALADAVSRELEAGRDDSWNRAFKVWRSETDPRYRVFGVAAYARLLSRGKAPEKLFDGLMVARRHAADSDPMVRRSVVQLLLAGARRQALAVSRFVARFEEDDREEVRALAVEVLPRVRRERDQETGAAPGEADGAGVALS; encoded by the coding sequence TTGGAACAGGGAAGACTGACGAAAGAAGAGCGCAAGAACATACGGGATAAGACGTTGGAATCGTTGAACGCCTTGACCCCCGAGAGCGGAATCGAGGCGACGGCGGGCATCGCGCCGCTTCTCGTTCCGGACCCGAAAGCCGCGCCCGGGCAGAACGGTCTTCGCGTCGGTAGGGAAACGATCCTGGAAGTGATCGACGCGGTAGACAAGAAGATCCGGAGCAAGGCGAAGCGTTCCGCTCTGGTGGAGGCGCTCTGGTCCACCGGTTCCGGCGAGTGTCGCGTGGCCGCCGCGCTCCTTCTGCCCCCGCTCCTCCCCGCGCCGAACGAGGAGGAGGAGGCTATCGCGGTGGAGCGCGTTCGCGCCTATCTGGCGGCGACCGATTCGCCGGCCGTTCGGGAGGCGCTCGCCGATGCGGTCTCCCGCGAACTCGAGGCGGGGCGGGACGATTCCTGGAACCGGGCTTTCAAGGTCTGGCGGTCCGAAACGGACCCCCGCTATCGCGTGTTCGGCGTCGCCGCCTACGCCCGGCTCCTCTCCCGGGGGAAGGCGCCGGAGAAACTCTTCGACGGCCTGATGGTCGCCCGGCGCCATGCCGCCGATTCCGATCCGATGGTGCGTCGCTCCGTCGTGCAGCTTCTTCTCGCCGGGGCGCGCCGCCAGGCCCTCGCGGTGAGCCGCTTCGTGGCCCGGTTCGAAGAGGACGATCGGGAAGAGGTCCGCGCCCTTGCGGTGGAAGTGCTTCCCCGCGTCCGCAGGGAGCGGGACCAGGAGACCGGCGCCGCGCCGGGGGAGGCGGACGGGGCCGGCGTCGCCCTCTCTTGA
- the fusA gene encoding elongation factor G, which translates to MKEYGTDALRNLAFVGHGGSGKTSLADALLFIAGGSNRLGRVDDGTSQFDFDEEEKKRKLTIRSSLGFVEWKKSKINFLDTPGYADFIGDVVAALQVTDAVVVLVDAQAGVEVGTDRVWRYAKSRSLPAFFCVNKVDREHADFAKAYGSIRERLADGAVAVTIPLNEGEGFDGVIDVLRMKAFRYPSDGSGKGNPEEIPADAADRAREARERLVEQAAETDDSLVEKYLDGGELTEEEILRGLKAGIAAGTLYPVFAVSTGRNMGTDLLLDRIAESGPSPANRSEIVSADGEQKRKPSESEPLAALAFKTVSEAHMGELTYFRVFSGEMKASSEPYNPRTEKPERIGQLFYVRGRERVEATRLTAGDFGAGVKLKETKTGDTLCEPGGDFVLPAIPFPKPVIRSAVIAINKGEEDKIGNGLARLQEEDPTFRVVHDKEVRQTLLHGLGEMHLDILVQKLKERFNVGVELIKPRIPYKETIRGKAEVQGRYKKQTGGRGQFGDVWLRIEPQPRGVGFEFVDAVVGGVVPNKFIPAVEKGVVAAMEEGVVAGYKVVDVKVSLYDGSHHPVDSSENSFKVAGSMAFKKGFLQANPILLEPIYEVKVTVPEEYMGDVMGDLSSRRGKILGMDSEGGFQVLRARVPLAELYKYSTNLRSLTQGRGLYEREFSTYEEVPKDFAEKVIAEAQAAKEEA; encoded by the coding sequence GTGAAGGAATATGGAACGGACGCTCTCCGCAACCTGGCATTCGTCGGGCACGGAGGCTCGGGCAAAACCTCCCTCGCCGACGCCCTCCTGTTCATCGCCGGCGGATCGAACCGACTGGGCCGGGTGGACGACGGCACCTCCCAATTCGATTTCGACGAGGAGGAGAAGAAGCGGAAGCTGACCATCCGGAGCAGCCTCGGATTCGTCGAATGGAAGAAGAGCAAGATCAACTTCCTCGACACACCCGGCTACGCCGACTTCATCGGAGACGTGGTGGCCGCTCTGCAGGTGACCGACGCGGTCGTGGTCCTCGTGGACGCCCAAGCGGGCGTCGAGGTGGGCACCGACCGGGTTTGGCGCTACGCCAAGAGCCGTTCCCTTCCCGCTTTCTTTTGCGTGAACAAAGTCGATCGGGAGCACGCCGACTTCGCCAAGGCCTACGGATCGATCCGGGAGCGCCTCGCCGACGGGGCGGTGGCGGTGACCATTCCCCTGAACGAAGGGGAAGGCTTCGACGGCGTGATCGACGTTCTCCGGATGAAGGCGTTCCGTTATCCCTCCGACGGCTCCGGCAAAGGGAACCCGGAGGAGATTCCCGCGGACGCGGCGGACCGCGCGCGGGAGGCGCGGGAGCGGTTGGTCGAGCAGGCCGCCGAGACGGATGATTCACTCGTGGAGAAATACCTCGACGGCGGCGAGCTGACCGAGGAGGAGATTCTTCGCGGGCTGAAGGCGGGAATCGCCGCCGGCACGCTGTACCCCGTGTTCGCCGTTTCCACGGGCCGCAACATGGGCACCGACCTGTTGCTCGATCGGATCGCCGAGTCGGGCCCCTCGCCGGCGAACCGCTCCGAGATCGTTTCCGCCGACGGCGAGCAGAAGCGGAAACCTTCCGAGAGCGAACCCCTGGCGGCGCTCGCCTTCAAGACCGTTTCCGAAGCCCACATGGGTGAACTCACCTACTTCCGCGTTTTCAGCGGCGAGATGAAGGCCTCTTCCGAGCCGTACAACCCGAGGACGGAGAAGCCCGAGAGGATCGGACAGCTCTTCTACGTTCGCGGCAGGGAGCGGGTCGAGGCGACACGGCTCACGGCCGGCGATTTCGGCGCGGGCGTCAAGCTCAAGGAAACCAAGACCGGCGACACGCTTTGCGAGCCCGGCGGCGACTTCGTCCTTCCCGCCATTCCCTTCCCGAAACCGGTGATCCGCTCCGCGGTGATCGCGATCAACAAGGGGGAGGAGGACAAGATCGGCAACGGCCTCGCCCGCCTGCAGGAAGAGGATCCCACCTTCCGCGTGGTGCACGACAAGGAAGTGCGCCAGACCCTCCTTCACGGCCTCGGCGAGATGCATCTGGACATCCTCGTGCAGAAGCTGAAGGAACGGTTCAACGTCGGGGTGGAGCTGATCAAGCCGCGCATTCCATATAAAGAAACGATCCGCGGAAAGGCGGAGGTGCAGGGCCGCTACAAGAAACAGACCGGCGGCCGCGGCCAGTTCGGCGACGTCTGGCTCCGCATCGAGCCGCAACCGCGCGGCGTCGGTTTCGAGTTCGTCGATGCCGTCGTGGGCGGCGTGGTGCCGAACAAGTTCATCCCCGCCGTCGAGAAGGGCGTGGTGGCGGCGATGGAAGAGGGGGTCGTCGCCGGCTATAAGGTGGTGGACGTGAAGGTCAGCCTTTACGACGGATCCCACCATCCGGTCGACTCTTCGGAAAACTCCTTCAAGGTCGCCGGTTCGATGGCGTTCAAGAAGGGCTTCCTCCAGGCGAACCCGATTCTCCTCGAGCCGATTTACGAGGTGAAGGTGACCGTGCCCGAGGAGTACATGGGCGACGTGATGGGCGATCTCTCCTCCCGGCGCGGCAAGATCCTCGGCATGGACTCCGAGGGGGGATTCCAGGTGTTGCGCGCCCGGGTTCCGCTGGCGGAGCTGTACAAGTATTCCACCAACCTGCGTTCCCTCACACAAGGTCGCGGGTTGTACGAGAGGGAATTCTCCACCTACGAGGAGGTTCCGAAGGATTTCGCCGAAAAGGTGATCGCCGAGGCACAGGCGGCCAAGGAGGAGGCCTGA
- a CDS encoding YebC/PmpR family DNA-binding transcriptional regulator codes for MSGHSKWSTIKRKKGKADAQRGKIFTRLIRELTIAARSGGGDPTSNPRLRTAIDNAKANNMPNANIERAIKKGTGDIPGETIEEINYEGYAPGGVALLIETMTDNRNRTTSEVRHILTKLGGRMGEVGSVAYLFKQKGLIVVEKRDGLSEDDLIMIALDAGAEDVSDEGDSWEITTDPSAVGEVTAALKGAGIVPDEAEVVRLPMTTVPLGRDAAGKVLRMVEELEDNDDVHRVSANFDIPDEFLEELSS; via the coding sequence ATGTCCGGACACTCCAAGTGGTCGACGATCAAACGTAAAAAAGGGAAGGCCGACGCGCAGCGCGGCAAGATCTTCACGCGGCTCATCCGGGAATTGACCATCGCCGCCCGGTCGGGCGGGGGCGATCCTACCTCCAATCCGCGCCTCCGCACCGCCATCGACAACGCCAAAGCGAACAACATGCCGAACGCGAACATCGAGCGAGCGATCAAGAAGGGGACCGGCGACATCCCGGGCGAGACGATCGAGGAGATCAATTACGAAGGATACGCGCCGGGCGGCGTCGCGCTCCTGATCGAGACGATGACGGACAATCGAAACCGGACCACTTCCGAGGTCCGCCACATCCTGACCAAGCTGGGCGGGCGGATGGGCGAGGTCGGTTCGGTGGCCTACCTGTTCAAACAGAAGGGCCTGATCGTGGTGGAGAAGAGGGATGGGCTCTCGGAGGACGACCTGATTATGATCGCCCTCGACGCGGGGGCGGAGGACGTCTCCGACGAGGGGGATTCCTGGGAGATTACGACCGATCCCTCCGCGGTGGGCGAAGTGACCGCGGCGCTCAAGGGGGCGGGGATCGTTCCCGACGAAGCCGAGGTGGTGCGGCTTCCCATGACCACGGTGCCGCTGGGCCGGGATGCGGCGGGGAAGGTGCTTCGTATGGTCGAGGAGTTGGAGGACAATGACGACGTGCACCGCGTCTCCGCCAATTTCGACATCCCCGACGAGTTCCTCGAAGAGCTGAGTTCCTAG
- the ruvC gene encoding crossover junction endodeoxyribonuclease RuvC, translated as MIVLGVDPGSASTGFGLIRAVGGRLIRIHSGEIRPPRNAPFPEKLQVVYRGVRDLLDREAVDEAAVEDLFQGVNPRTVARIGLVRGVVLLAAADSSVSIAEYPPARIKSAVTGNGQATKEQVRYMVRSILDLADLSGSTDESDALAVAICHCHRVAREGAR; from the coding sequence ATGATCGTTCTCGGCGTCGATCCGGGGAGCGCGAGCACGGGCTTCGGCCTGATCCGCGCCGTCGGCGGGCGTTTGATCCGCATCCACTCCGGCGAGATCCGCCCCCCCCGAAACGCCCCTTTCCCGGAGAAACTGCAGGTGGTTTACCGCGGCGTGCGGGATCTCCTGGACAGGGAGGCTGTGGACGAGGCGGCGGTGGAGGATCTCTTCCAGGGCGTGAACCCCCGGACCGTGGCGCGGATCGGCCTGGTGCGCGGCGTGGTGCTCCTCGCCGCGGCGGACTCTTCGGTTTCCATCGCCGAATACCCGCCGGCGCGGATCAAGTCGGCGGTGACCGGGAACGGCCAAGCCACCAAGGAGCAGGTGCGTTATATGGTGCGGAGCATCCTCGACCTAGCCGATCTCTCCGGATCGACGGACGAGTCGGACGCCCTCGCCGTGGCGATCTGCCACTGCCACCGGGTGGCGCGGGAGGGGGCGCGATGA
- the ruvA gene encoding Holliday junction branch migration protein RuvA has translation MIAYVRGRLAEKSPSRAVVDVGGVGFDLLISLSTFEDLPAEGREATLFTLPYLREEKLYLYGFSDRSERDVFLQTLAVPGVGPKLALAVLSALRPDRFREAVLNGDTILLTRVPGIGKKSAERLVLELKGRFELEGGTAGTALPGGIAGEAILALEALGFRGDKAARAVERAASEGGGEDSTLEQLVREALRFV, from the coding sequence ATGATCGCCTACGTGCGGGGCCGCCTGGCGGAGAAGAGCCCTTCGCGGGCGGTGGTGGATGTGGGGGGCGTCGGTTTCGACCTCCTCATCTCGCTCTCCACTTTCGAGGACCTGCCCGCCGAGGGGAGAGAAGCGACGCTTTTCACCCTCCCCTATCTCCGGGAGGAGAAACTATACCTCTATGGTTTTTCCGATCGATCCGAGAGGGACGTTTTCCTGCAGACACTCGCCGTGCCGGGTGTCGGTCCCAAGCTGGCGCTGGCGGTGCTGTCGGCCCTCCGGCCGGATCGGTTCCGCGAGGCGGTACTGAACGGGGACACGATTCTCCTCACCCGGGTGCCCGGGATCGGCAAGAAGAGTGCCGAGCGGTTGGTGTTGGAGCTGAAGGGGCGTTTCGAACTGGAAGGTGGGACGGCGGGCACCGCCCTCCCCGGCGGGATCGCCGGCGAAGCGATCCTGGCGTTGGAAGCGCTCGGTTTCCGGGGGGACAAGGCGGCGAGGGCCGTGGAGCGGGCCGCCTCGGAGGGCGGTGGGGAAGACTCGACTCTGGAGCAATTGGTGAGGGAGGCTCTTCGTTTTGTCTGA
- the ruvB gene encoding Holliday junction branch migration DNA helicase RuvB, with the protein MSDSNARDQRDLTAGAPFPGEERFEETLRPRRLDDFIGQEKVKANLRVFIEATRNRGEALDHVLLSGPPGLGKTTLAWILAEELGVEIKTSSGPIIEKPGDLAGMLTGLSERAILFLDEIHRMSHVVEEYLYPAMEDYQIDILIDKGPHARSVRLSLPPFTLVGATTRSGLLTRPLRSRFGVECHMDFYDAKDLHRIVIRSGRILGVDVDDEGASEIARRSRGTPRVANRLLRRVRDFAEVEGSGLIDVSLARHALARLDVDERGLGGMDIRILEAVVRKFDGGPVGLGTLAVSVGEEADTIEDVHEPFLLREGLLQRTPRGRVATAEAYRHLGVDPEGDRRRPQERLL; encoded by the coding sequence TTGTCTGATTCGAACGCGCGCGATCAACGGGACCTGACCGCCGGCGCCCCCTTTCCGGGGGAGGAGCGTTTCGAAGAGACGCTGCGGCCGCGGAGGTTGGACGACTTCATCGGCCAGGAAAAGGTGAAGGCGAACCTGCGCGTGTTCATCGAGGCGACGCGGAATCGGGGCGAGGCGCTGGATCACGTTCTTCTCTCCGGACCGCCGGGGCTCGGCAAAACCACCCTCGCCTGGATTCTCGCCGAGGAACTGGGGGTGGAGATCAAGACGAGCTCCGGGCCGATCATCGAGAAGCCTGGTGATCTCGCCGGAATGCTCACCGGCCTCTCGGAGCGCGCGATTCTCTTTCTGGACGAGATCCACCGGATGAGCCACGTGGTGGAGGAATACCTTTATCCGGCCATGGAGGACTATCAGATCGATATCCTGATCGACAAGGGCCCCCACGCCCGCTCGGTCCGCCTCAGCCTTCCTCCCTTCACGCTCGTCGGCGCCACCACCCGCTCCGGTCTTTTGACGCGGCCGCTCCGGAGCCGATTCGGCGTGGAGTGCCACATGGACTTCTACGATGCAAAGGATCTGCACAGGATCGTCATCCGCTCCGGCCGGATCCTCGGCGTGGATGTGGACGACGAGGGCGCCTCCGAGATCGCCCGCCGCTCCCGCGGAACGCCGCGGGTCGCCAACCGGTTGCTCCGGCGGGTGCGGGATTTCGCCGAGGTGGAGGGGAGCGGCCTGATCGACGTCTCCCTGGCGCGACACGCCCTCGCCCGTCTCGACGTGGACGAGCGGGGTCTCGGGGGGATGGATATCCGGATCCTGGAGGCGGTGGTGCGCAAGTTCGACGGCGGGCCGGTGGGACTCGGCACGCTGGCCGTCTCCGTCGGCGAAGAGGCGGACACCATCGAAGACGTGCACGAACCTTTCCTCCTCCGCGAGGGTCTCCTGCAGCGGACTCCGCGGGGGCGCGTGGCGACCGCCGAAGCGTACCGCCACCTCGGCGTGGATCCGGAGGGGGATCGCCGGCGGCCGCAGGAGCGCCTCCTTTGA
- the queA gene encoding tRNA preQ1(34) S-adenosylmethionine ribosyltransferase-isomerase QueA — protein sequence MKISDYDFELPEERIAQTPAPERDRARLMTVERRGGGIGHAEVRDLPWLLRPGDLLIFNDTRVFPARLFGVLDGTRRAEALFLRPVGEGEWLLLVRPSRKVRPGSILRFEGAGLEGEAVRRGGEGEWVVRFSGGEDVDRALDGAGEVPLPPYIRRRPDESDRTRYQTVFARTRGSIAAPTAGLHFTESLLEDLDRAGIRRARVTLHVGPGTFRPVRAEEVEDHRMEEEEYRVPEETAEAVDRVRREGGRVVAVGTTVVRALETVARGDRIEPGTGWTRLFLHPPAKPRVTDGLLTNFHLPRSTLFLLVCAFTGADRMIDAYRYAVGEGYRFYSYGDCMLIL from the coding sequence ATGAAAATCTCCGACTACGATTTCGAGCTGCCCGAGGAGCGGATCGCCCAGACGCCTGCGCCGGAGCGGGACCGGGCGCGGCTGATGACGGTGGAGCGTCGCGGCGGCGGGATCGGGCATGCCGAGGTTCGTGACCTGCCCTGGCTTCTCCGGCCGGGCGATCTTTTAATCTTCAACGACACGCGCGTTTTTCCCGCCCGCCTCTTCGGCGTTCTCGACGGGACGCGGAGGGCGGAAGCGCTCTTCCTCCGTCCGGTCGGGGAGGGGGAGTGGCTCCTTCTCGTCCGTCCTTCCCGCAAGGTGCGGCCCGGTTCGATCCTCCGCTTCGAGGGGGCGGGACTGGAAGGCGAGGCGGTGCGCCGCGGCGGCGAGGGGGAATGGGTGGTCCGCTTCTCGGGGGGAGAAGACGTGGACCGCGCCCTGGACGGAGCGGGGGAGGTGCCTCTCCCTCCCTACATTCGGCGCCGCCCCGACGAGTCGGACCGTACGCGCTACCAGACCGTGTTCGCGCGAACGAGGGGATCCATCGCTGCGCCCACCGCCGGGCTTCATTTCACCGAGTCGCTTCTCGAGGATCTGGACCGCGCCGGAATCCGCCGCGCACGCGTGACTCTGCACGTCGGGCCGGGGACTTTCCGTCCCGTCCGCGCCGAAGAGGTGGAGGACCACCGGATGGAGGAGGAGGAGTACCGCGTTCCGGAGGAGACCGCGGAAGCGGTGGATCGCGTCCGCCGTGAGGGAGGAAGAGTGGTGGCGGTGGGAACGACCGTGGTGCGCGCGTTGGAGACGGTCGCCCGGGGGGACCGCATCGAACCGGGGACCGGGTGGACGCGTCTCTTCCTCCATCCGCCGGCCAAGCCGCGCGTGACGGACGGATTATTGACCAATTTTCACCTGCCCCGCTCCACACTTTTCCTGCTCGTTTGCGCCTTCACCGGCGCGGACCGGATGATCGACGCCTACCGGTACGCGGTAGGGGAGGGGTATCGTTTCTACAGCTACGGCGACTGCATGCTGATCCTCTGA
- a CDS encoding T9SS type A sorting domain-containing protein: MRIRLIFAVLSILSLAAAVHAADRPRPFEDVVNDAQERGVIDREEALLSRFRFVFAPERVAPVLAVENVLPIKSLTRAVWEYEEGKAGFRASTVEEIEGYLRGDSGAGKTAAYTYDSPSGHFRLTYETIGTNAVPTEDVNPANGIPDYVEKVAIYCDSSWTREVDELGFHAPALEPGEKYSISFENMGAYGYTTSDGHGGSAIVIENNFVGFPPNDDPEGDQLGAAKVTCAHEFKHATQMNTTGGMSMGGWIELDAVWAEDVVFDESNDYYNYFGYNDGITTPALSLDDGGSGTYEDAIWQHFLCEKWGIGMGLALMNRREIEPAETVPNSYEAIIGDQGMSFQDAFAEFATWNYLTAGRANDDIPCYGEADTYPLGMVYATVDAYPHEATDVISRMSAHPYRIRSLGDLTGALRVIFDGSNFQRVTALYRRDAAYGGGWFREDIPLDSLNQADQTLALPAEQTAQLVVIVVNGKKRSDPTSYTIRFEDGTVQTGVGSAVPVALPFGLEPNRPNPFNPTTTIDFRLPAEASTSLLVYNPAGRLVRTLIGGESLPAGGHSVRWDGSDDSGRDAASGVYYYRLTSGERTETRRMVLIR; encoded by the coding sequence ATGCGGATTCGTCTGATTTTCGCCGTTTTGTCGATCCTGTCCCTCGCCGCCGCGGTACACGCCGCCGATAGGCCGCGCCCCTTCGAGGATGTGGTGAACGACGCGCAGGAGCGAGGGGTGATCGACCGGGAAGAAGCGCTTCTGAGCCGTTTCCGTTTCGTCTTCGCGCCGGAGCGCGTCGCCCCGGTTTTGGCCGTCGAAAACGTTTTGCCCATCAAAAGTCTCACCCGGGCGGTTTGGGAATACGAGGAGGGGAAGGCGGGCTTCCGCGCCTCTACGGTGGAGGAGATCGAGGGATATCTGCGGGGGGATAGCGGCGCGGGAAAGACCGCGGCCTATACCTACGACAGTCCGAGCGGGCATTTCCGTTTGACCTATGAAACGATCGGAACGAACGCGGTGCCCACCGAGGATGTGAACCCCGCCAACGGGATTCCGGACTACGTGGAGAAGGTGGCGATCTACTGCGATTCGTCCTGGACCCGCGAGGTGGACGAACTCGGATTTCACGCCCCCGCCCTCGAACCCGGCGAGAAGTACTCCATCTCCTTCGAGAACATGGGCGCCTACGGCTACACGACTTCCGACGGGCACGGCGGAAGCGCGATCGTCATCGAGAACAATTTCGTCGGTTTCCCACCCAACGACGATCCGGAAGGGGATCAGCTCGGCGCCGCGAAGGTGACTTGCGCCCACGAGTTCAAGCACGCCACCCAGATGAACACCACCGGCGGCATGTCGATGGGGGGATGGATCGAGCTGGACGCGGTTTGGGCGGAGGATGTGGTTTTCGACGAGAGCAACGACTACTACAACTACTTCGGATACAACGACGGGATCACCACGCCGGCCCTCTCGCTGGACGACGGCGGGAGCGGAACCTACGAGGACGCCATCTGGCAGCACTTCCTCTGTGAGAAGTGGGGGATCGGGATGGGGCTCGCTCTCATGAACCGCCGCGAGATCGAACCCGCCGAGACCGTTCCGAACAGTTACGAGGCGATCATCGGCGACCAGGGGATGTCCTTTCAGGACGCCTTCGCCGAGTTCGCCACCTGGAACTATCTGACCGCCGGCCGGGCGAACGACGACATACCCTGCTACGGGGAGGCCGATACCTATCCTCTCGGCATGGTCTACGCCACCGTCGACGCCTACCCCCACGAGGCGACCGACGTCATTTCGCGGATGTCCGCCCACCCCTACCGGATCCGCAGCCTCGGCGATCTGACCGGCGCGCTCCGCGTCATCTTCGACGGATCGAACTTCCAGAGAGTGACCGCTCTCTACCGCCGCGACGCGGCCTACGGGGGAGGCTGGTTCCGGGAGGACATCCCGCTGGATTCGCTGAACCAGGCGGATCAGACCCTCGCCCTGCCGGCGGAGCAGACGGCGCAGCTCGTGGTGATCGTCGTGAACGGGAAGAAAAGAAGCGATCCGACGTCCTATACGATTCGCTTCGAGGACGGCACGGTGCAGACCGGCGTCGGCTCCGCCGTTCCGGTGGCGCTCCCCTTCGGCCTCGAACCGAACCGCCCCAATCCGTTCAACCCGACGACGACCATCGATTTTCGCCTCCCCGCGGAGGCGTCCACGTCTCTGTTGGTGTATAATCCGGCGGGACGTTTGGTGCGCACGCTGATCGGCGGCGAGAGCCTGCCGGCCGGCGGGCATTCGGTCCGCTGGGACGGCTCCGACGATTCGGGCCGCGACGCGGCTTCCGGCGTCTATTACTACCGGCTCACGTCGGGCGAACGGACGGAGACGCGCCGCATGGTCCTTATCCGCTGA